Proteins encoded together in one Dermacentor variabilis isolate Ectoservices chromosome 2, ASM5094787v1, whole genome shotgun sequence window:
- the LOC142573063 gene encoding uncharacterized protein LOC142573063 isoform X2 has protein sequence MVFELAFTSDTWTQRWSSSFPYALQRVYARVREASSSLLPGAAPASRAAGDLLHRRCRRWDTTLKSSELADRSSGPSGKPKVPLEFKDFEPPPDKNCRTILY, from the exons ATGGTGTTCGAACTTGCGTTCACGAGCGACACTTGGACGCAACGCTGGAGCAGCTCGTTTCCTTATGCCTTGCAGCGCGTTTATG CCAGAGtgcgggaagcctcgagctcgcttcttcccggcgCCGCCCCGGCTTCgagggccgccggggaccttctccatcggcgttgccgccgctgggacacgactctcaaaagttcagagttggcagaccgcagctctgggccatccggcaagccgaaggtgccgctcgagttcaaggacttcgagccgccacctgacaaaaactgccggaccattctctattaa
- the LOC142573063 gene encoding uncharacterized protein LOC142573063 isoform X1 produces MPCSAFMPECGKPRARFFPAPPRLRGPPGTFSIGVAAAGTRLSKVQSWQTAALGHPASRRCRSSSRTSSRHLTKTAGPFSIKVSSSSFVGLLLHILPDEVVNHLSLRSNRVPCIDRNSHHNKKISEGNF; encoded by the exons ATGCCTTGCAGCGCGTTTATG CCAGAGtgcgggaagcctcgagctcgcttcttcccggcgCCGCCCCGGCTTCgagggccgccggggaccttctccatcggcgttgccgccgctgggacacgactctcaaaagttcagagttggcagaccgcagctctgggccatccggcaagccgaaggtgccgctcgagttcaaggacttcgagccgccacctgacaaaaactgccggaccattctctattaaagtttcttcttcatccttcgtaggattgctgttgcatatattgcccga TGAAGTTGTCAACCACCTGTCCCTTCGTTCGAACAGAGTGCCATGCATTGACAGAAATTctcatcacaacaagaaaatctctgaaggaaatttttga